The following proteins come from a genomic window of Microbacterium lemovicicum:
- a CDS encoding ABC transporter substrate-binding protein, with protein sequence MIRAVRSSPQPRSGLFARVARTAAVFGVAGALALAGCSSPASSGSTGTDGGELKKMLVVTFLPLESFSFTPEMYAYSGGYFEKHGLDVQLQPVQGTAAAIQALLGGATPITRASTVDVFPAMEQGQEIRSIGTMAYKSNLRMVSVESEPITSTADMEGKTIGMGSVGGTSEKMLDLALDADGIPADSVTRQAVPVTAATLEVVRQGSLDGYIVSLDTSLAIEQQADDAVVDPAGLTDSPDIQTWITTADNLENPERVEELKAFLAAMDEAVQAVIDDAPNGFDNVLKTLRDSGDWSFPALADDDVSRAALEIYTTETWVEKSGDVRLLENDLDAWKSTYDTYAAAGLLAGGQDPLQWITNDYVPGG encoded by the coding sequence ATGATCCGTGCAGTGCGTTCCTCCCCCCAGCCTCGATCGGGCCTCTTCGCGCGCGTCGCCCGGACGGCCGCCGTGTTCGGCGTCGCCGGAGCCCTCGCGCTCGCCGGCTGCTCCTCGCCGGCCTCGTCCGGTTCGACGGGGACGGATGGCGGGGAGCTGAAGAAGATGCTCGTGGTCACCTTCCTGCCGTTGGAGTCCTTCAGCTTCACGCCGGAGATGTATGCCTACTCGGGCGGCTACTTCGAGAAGCACGGTCTGGACGTGCAGCTGCAGCCGGTGCAGGGCACGGCCGCGGCCATCCAAGCACTCCTCGGCGGAGCGACGCCGATCACCCGGGCGAGCACCGTGGACGTGTTCCCCGCGATGGAGCAGGGGCAGGAGATCCGCTCGATCGGCACGATGGCCTACAAGTCCAACCTTCGGATGGTGTCCGTGGAATCCGAGCCCATCACCTCCACTGCGGACATGGAGGGCAAGACGATCGGAATGGGGTCGGTCGGCGGCACGAGTGAGAAGATGCTCGATCTCGCGCTCGACGCCGACGGTATCCCGGCGGACTCCGTCACGCGTCAGGCCGTCCCGGTGACCGCCGCGACGCTCGAGGTCGTGCGGCAGGGATCGCTCGACGGCTACATCGTGAGCCTCGACACCTCACTGGCCATCGAGCAGCAGGCCGACGATGCGGTCGTCGACCCGGCCGGACTCACCGATTCCCCCGACATCCAGACCTGGATCACCACCGCGGACAACCTCGAGAACCCGGAGCGTGTGGAGGAGCTGAAGGCATTCCTCGCCGCGATGGACGAGGCCGTGCAGGCGGTCATCGACGACGCGCCCAACGGCTTCGACAACGTGCTGAAGACACTCCGCGACAGCGGCGACTGGTCCTTCCCGGCGCTGGCCGATGACGACGTCTCCCGCGCCGCGCTGGAGATCTACACCACCGAGACCTGGGTGGAGAAGAGCGGCGACGTCCGACTCCTCGAGAACGACCTGGAC
- a CDS encoding aconitase X swivel domain-containing protein, protein MIELRGRGIVPGVAEAPALVTHEPISGFGGIDVATGTIIEPRHELFGVCFTGRVLVFPGAKGSSGWSGFFQSTRLMGTAPAAMVFDVLTTKAVLGAIVTRVPTVVQAVPSALDVVRTGDVVRVDGTSGLIQVRCDDARTLRSSGDDDGSFTQWKTSSDRR, encoded by the coding sequence GTGATCGAGCTTCGCGGACGCGGGATCGTGCCGGGCGTCGCCGAGGCGCCCGCGCTCGTGACGCACGAGCCCATCTCCGGCTTCGGCGGCATCGATGTCGCGACGGGGACGATCATCGAGCCGCGGCACGAGCTCTTCGGCGTCTGCTTCACCGGACGCGTGCTCGTCTTCCCCGGCGCCAAGGGCTCGTCGGGGTGGTCGGGCTTCTTCCAGAGCACGCGCTTGATGGGCACGGCGCCGGCGGCGATGGTGTTCGACGTCCTCACCACGAAAGCGGTGCTGGGCGCCATCGTCACCCGCGTGCCGACGGTCGTGCAGGCGGTCCCCTCAGCGCTCGATGTGGTGCGGACGGGCGACGTGGTGCGCGTGGACGGCACGTCGGGTCTCATCCAGGTGCGTTGCGACGATGCGAGGACGCTGCGGTCCTCCGGAGACGACGACGGGTCTTTCACGCAGTGGAAGACCTCTTCTGATCGGAGGTGA
- a CDS encoding aconitase X, which produces MRLTDDETRMRDGVEGDAVAAAMDLLIRYGDALGAERLVDTRNVAGTMTQPSPAKAKLFEEGGWARAYAVINLDCDREIEVPRMKVPTCQLQHGFADDANGLTLYPESSIRLQDDAESFFSERGVNILATCTPYQVGNLPVRGEHCAWMESSAVVYCNSVLGARTNCEGAASTGAAALTGKIPLWGNHLAENRHATHLIRADVDVDSFQEWGMFGYFVGEQVLEACPAVTGLLAQPDLADLKHFGAATATSGGVELFHMPGVTPEAPTVEAAFGTRRVPEPVVYGRREREAVYEALNGQGSSRDVDFVLLGCPHASLDQVAELAARLEGRRLSSSTELWVMMPRALASMALRNGYTRTITAAGGRVLTDSCPAMSKAAPPGTRVFATDSAKQAHYLPAILGIEAWFGTLAECVDAAVTGRWSGGLA; this is translated from the coding sequence ATGCGCCTCACCGATGACGAGACACGCATGCGCGACGGCGTCGAGGGCGACGCCGTCGCGGCGGCGATGGACCTCTTGATCCGCTACGGCGACGCGCTCGGCGCGGAACGTCTCGTGGACACCCGCAACGTCGCCGGCACCATGACCCAGCCGTCCCCCGCGAAGGCGAAGCTGTTCGAGGAAGGGGGCTGGGCGCGCGCGTACGCCGTGATCAACCTCGACTGCGACCGCGAGATCGAGGTGCCGCGGATGAAGGTGCCGACCTGTCAGCTGCAGCACGGCTTCGCCGACGATGCGAACGGGCTGACCCTGTATCCCGAGTCTTCGATCCGCCTGCAGGACGACGCCGAGTCCTTCTTCAGCGAGCGCGGCGTCAACATCCTCGCGACGTGCACGCCGTACCAGGTCGGGAACCTCCCGGTGCGCGGTGAGCACTGCGCATGGATGGAGTCCTCCGCCGTCGTCTACTGCAACTCGGTCCTCGGTGCCCGCACCAACTGCGAGGGCGCCGCCTCGACCGGGGCCGCCGCGCTCACCGGAAAGATCCCCCTGTGGGGCAACCACCTCGCCGAGAACCGGCACGCGACCCACCTCATCCGGGCTGATGTGGACGTCGACTCCTTCCAGGAGTGGGGCATGTTCGGCTACTTCGTCGGCGAGCAGGTGCTGGAGGCGTGTCCCGCCGTCACCGGCCTGCTGGCGCAGCCGGACCTCGCGGATCTCAAGCACTTCGGCGCGGCCACGGCCACGTCGGGCGGAGTGGAGCTCTTCCACATGCCGGGCGTGACGCCCGAGGCGCCCACCGTCGAGGCGGCTTTCGGCACGAGGCGCGTCCCGGAGCCCGTCGTCTACGGCCGACGGGAACGGGAGGCCGTGTACGAGGCGCTCAACGGCCAGGGGAGCAGCCGCGACGTCGACTTCGTGCTGCTCGGCTGCCCGCACGCCAGCCTCGACCAGGTCGCCGAGCTCGCCGCGCGTCTGGAGGGGCGGCGCCTCAGCTCGAGCACGGAGCTGTGGGTCATGATGCCGCGAGCACTGGCGAGCATGGCGCTCCGCAACGGCTACACGCGCACGATCACGGCGGCCGGCGGGCGGGTGCTCACCGACTCCTGTCCGGCGATGTCGAAGGCCGCGCCGCCCGGCACCCGCGTGTTCGCGACGGATTCGGCCAAGCAGGCGCACTACCTCCCGGCCATCCTCGGGATCGAGGCGTGGTTCGGCACGCTGGCGGAGTGCGTCGACGCGGCCGTCACCGGCCGCTGGAGCGGAGGCCTCGCGTGA
- a CDS encoding UGSC family (seleno)protein, whose amino-acid sequence MTLLEPLLDPTGMEEGAADATLSPRPVSLRGLTIGLLDNTKPNATMLLEEIGARLVADHGAADTRLYTKDYFGTPVHDDLFATIVQECDVVVTAVGDCGSCSAATVADGIKFERAGMPAVSITSDSFLMSGQAMATVQGFPGFAFHAVRHPMASLTADEVRERALTAMPEVLRILGVEEG is encoded by the coding sequence ATGACGCTGCTGGAACCGCTGCTGGACCCCACCGGTATGGAGGAGGGCGCGGCGGACGCGACCCTCTCACCGCGCCCCGTGTCGCTGCGCGGCCTGACGATCGGCCTGCTCGACAACACCAAGCCCAACGCCACGATGCTCCTCGAGGAGATCGGCGCCCGTCTGGTCGCCGACCACGGCGCGGCCGACACGCGTCTGTACACGAAGGACTACTTCGGAACGCCCGTGCACGACGATCTGTTCGCGACGATCGTGCAGGAGTGCGATGTCGTCGTGACCGCGGTGGGGGACTGCGGGTCCTGCAGCGCCGCCACCGTCGCCGACGGCATCAAGTTCGAGCGGGCAGGGATGCCGGCCGTGAGCATCACCTCGGATTCCTTCCTGATGTCCGGCCAGGCGATGGCGACTGTGCAGGGATTCCCCGGGTTCGCCTTCCACGCGGTGAGGCATCCGATGGCGAGCCTGACGGCAGACGAGGTGCGCGAGCGCGCGCTGACGGCGATGCCGGAGGTCCTGCGGATCCTCGGCGTGGAGGAAGGATGA
- a CDS encoding zinc-binding dehydrogenase, producing MTHPVPATMRAAILADDRLEIARIRTPSPQRGEALLEVIACGVCHTDLHVMRGEVAFPRPAVLGHEVSGRIVALGDGDGGAGDGAGLAVGDVVVAGFIMPCASCRQCLRGRDDLCIEFFRRNRLEGTLFDGTSRLAMPDGSFLAMYSMGGLAEYCVAPLTALTALPEGLDHEASCILGCSGLTSYGAVFRAGAVETGASVAIVGVGGIGSSLITMARAAGAAEIIAVDISVAKLTRALELGATAVVDASTEDPVEKVRALTGGVDVAFEALGNPTTFAQAVGMLADGGGMVAIGIAAGASTAAVPITPLVRRGQQIVGSFGGRTRTDLPAVTALAASGLFDPTALITRRYRLDEAEAAYQALARGEITGRAIITMGDALVREEQR from the coding sequence GTGACCCACCCCGTGCCCGCGACGATGCGGGCGGCCATCCTGGCCGATGACCGCCTCGAGATCGCACGCATCCGCACGCCGTCGCCCCAGCGCGGCGAGGCGCTGCTGGAGGTCATCGCGTGCGGCGTCTGTCATACCGACCTCCACGTCATGCGTGGCGAGGTCGCCTTCCCCCGTCCCGCGGTCCTCGGCCACGAGGTCAGCGGCCGCATCGTCGCCCTCGGCGACGGCGACGGCGGTGCGGGCGACGGCGCCGGTCTCGCCGTCGGCGACGTCGTCGTCGCGGGCTTCATCATGCCGTGCGCCTCCTGCCGGCAGTGTCTGCGCGGCCGCGATGACCTCTGCATCGAGTTCTTCCGCCGGAACCGTCTGGAGGGCACTCTGTTCGACGGCACGAGCCGCCTCGCGATGCCCGACGGCTCCTTCCTGGCCATGTACTCGATGGGGGGTCTCGCCGAGTACTGCGTCGCTCCGCTGACCGCGTTGACCGCGCTGCCCGAAGGACTCGACCACGAGGCCTCGTGCATCCTCGGCTGCTCGGGTCTCACGTCCTACGGCGCGGTCTTCCGAGCGGGCGCCGTCGAGACCGGTGCCAGCGTGGCCATCGTGGGTGTGGGGGGAATCGGCTCCAGCCTCATCACCATGGCCCGTGCGGCGGGCGCTGCGGAGATCATCGCCGTCGACATCTCGGTGGCGAAACTGACCCGTGCTCTCGAACTGGGCGCGACAGCCGTCGTGGACGCATCGACGGAGGACCCGGTCGAGAAGGTGCGCGCACTCACCGGCGGCGTGGACGTGGCCTTCGAGGCTCTGGGCAACCCCACCACCTTCGCGCAGGCGGTGGGCATGCTCGCGGACGGCGGAGGCATGGTGGCGATCGGCATCGCCGCCGGCGCGAGCACCGCGGCGGTGCCGATCACTCCGCTGGTGCGACGCGGGCAGCAGATCGTCGGCTCGTTCGGCGGGCGCACCCGCACGGATCTGCCCGCCGTGACGGCGCTCGCCGCCTCGGGTCTCTTCGACCCGACCGCCCTGATCACCCGGCGGTACCGGCTGGACGAGGCCGAAGCGGCCTACCAGGCACTGGCGCGCGGTGAGATCACCGGTCGCGCGATCATCACGATGGGCGACGCCCTCGTGCGAGAGGAGCAGCGATGA
- a CDS encoding MaoC family dehydratase — MTSDTLTMDDLPGLAGRELGPSSWQRITQDDIDVYADLTGDDNPIHVDEAAAASSPFGERIAHGMLTLSMVVLPLREIYRVSDARMGIVYGYNRIRFPRPVPSGGRVRLRATVAEVTAISEGFQVTLALTFELEGAGDKPAVAAELVLRHYR, encoded by the coding sequence ATGACATCCGACACCCTGACAATGGACGATCTCCCCGGCCTCGCCGGGCGCGAGCTCGGCCCGTCCTCCTGGCAGCGGATCACGCAGGACGACATCGACGTGTACGCCGACCTGACCGGCGACGACAATCCGATCCATGTCGATGAGGCCGCCGCCGCCTCCTCGCCGTTCGGTGAGCGCATCGCCCACGGCATGCTGACCCTCAGCATGGTCGTGCTCCCGCTCCGCGAGATCTACCGCGTCTCCGACGCCCGCATGGGCATCGTCTACGGCTACAACCGCATCCGGTTCCCGCGGCCGGTCCCTTCCGGCGGACGGGTGCGCCTCCGCGCCACCGTGGCCGAGGTGACGGCGATCTCCGAGGGCTTCCAGGTCACCCTCGCCCTGACCTTCGAGCTCGAGGGTGCGGGCGACAAGCCGGCGGTCGCCGCCGAGCTCGTCCTGAGGCACTACCGGTGA
- a CDS encoding SDR family oxidoreductase, whose translation MSLDGRVAIVTGAGRSLGRAYALALADAGAAVVVNDVDEDAAAAAVAEITDRGGRAVASVGAVGPTETAEQLVEAARRSFGRLDVLVANAGVLRDRVLWKMGDADFDLVVDTHLRGSFTCGRAAATFMREQGDGGRIILIGSPAGQFGSFGQTNYAAVKAGLVAMARTWSLELARAGITVNTVVPTALSPMTATIPAYTQVYEDYLAGQPIPTDIRRDNALGTPEDVAPLVVWLASADAADVTGQAIGIGGDRLTLYAHPAALETSYSDGGWDAAGIGDAWRSQFAGHAQPSGPPSRQASA comes from the coding sequence GTGAGCCTGGACGGACGGGTCGCGATCGTCACCGGCGCCGGACGGAGCCTCGGCCGGGCCTACGCCCTCGCGCTGGCCGACGCCGGTGCCGCGGTCGTCGTCAACGACGTCGACGAGGATGCCGCCGCCGCCGCGGTCGCCGAGATCACCGACCGCGGCGGCCGGGCCGTCGCCAGCGTCGGCGCGGTCGGCCCGACCGAGACGGCGGAACAGCTCGTGGAGGCAGCCCGACGCTCCTTCGGACGGCTGGACGTGCTCGTCGCCAACGCGGGCGTGCTGCGCGATCGCGTGCTCTGGAAGATGGGCGACGCCGATTTCGACCTCGTCGTCGACACGCATCTGCGCGGGTCGTTCACGTGCGGCCGCGCGGCGGCGACCTTCATGAGGGAGCAGGGCGACGGCGGCCGCATCATCCTCATCGGGTCTCCCGCCGGCCAGTTCGGGAGCTTCGGGCAGACGAACTACGCCGCCGTCAAGGCGGGCCTGGTCGCCATGGCGCGCACGTGGTCGCTGGAACTGGCCCGCGCCGGGATCACCGTGAACACGGTCGTCCCCACGGCCCTGTCGCCCATGACCGCGACGATCCCCGCCTACACCCAGGTGTACGAGGACTACCTGGCGGGGCAGCCGATCCCGACGGACATCCGACGGGACAATGCCCTCGGCACGCCTGAGGACGTCGCCCCGCTGGTCGTGTGGCTCGCCTCCGCCGACGCCGCCGATGTGACGGGGCAGGCGATCGGCATCGGCGGCGACCGCCTCACGCTGTACGCGCACCCTGCTGCTCTGGAGACCTCGTACAGCGACGGCGGATGGGATGCTGCGGGCATCGGTGATGCCTGGCGCTCGCAGTTCGCCGGCCACGCGCAGCCCAGCGGACCCCCTTCGCGTCAGGCGAGCGCGTGA
- a CDS encoding AMP-binding protein yields the protein MTAVHYSDLWQGIARADPERPAIVTADETLTYGRFAAEAGALSSHLTARGLRPGDAAAMLLYNRPEYLTFLWACLSIGVAPVAINYRYRAGEVRALLDDCDARALIVATSFGGVAAEAIIGLDAPLELISVDDGGAPVDGATPYARVVDAGGAMPSRAPAGADMRLYTGGTTGTPRAVVWDMDTLLHARRQSTWGIIDVEPPSDLAEAVAIAVDPSTPRVVTLPLPPLLHGTAQSTTMGTLALGGTIVLQASAHLDVEEAVRLARTHDVTRVIVAGDAVALPFVEALERDGVVLPRLNSVMSSGMRFSDEVKARLHRQGDIMIVDLLASSEGGPFAFGITRGEHDLPTSLVTTPDTVLLDPDLREVAPESGAVGILAFRGILPVGYYRDPVKTAATFPVIDGHRYVMPGDWARARGDGSIELLGRLSAVVNTGGEKVFPAEVEEALLSHPAVADAIVFGLPDPRFGEVVSAMVVPAPSATIDLTRLTGHVDGKLAGYKKPRHWFVRTSLGRSQTGKVELARVRADAAQELADRHTKESSP from the coding sequence GTGACCGCGGTGCACTACAGCGACCTGTGGCAGGGGATCGCGCGAGCCGATCCGGAGCGGCCGGCGATCGTGACGGCCGACGAGACCCTCACCTACGGGCGGTTCGCCGCCGAGGCCGGGGCCCTGTCCAGCCACCTCACGGCGCGCGGGCTCCGTCCGGGCGATGCGGCGGCCATGCTGCTGTACAACCGCCCGGAGTACCTCACCTTCCTGTGGGCCTGCCTGTCGATCGGCGTCGCCCCCGTCGCGATCAACTACCGATACCGCGCCGGCGAGGTCCGAGCCCTGCTGGACGACTGCGATGCGCGCGCTCTGATCGTCGCGACGAGCTTCGGCGGCGTCGCCGCCGAAGCGATCATCGGCCTCGATGCGCCGCTGGAGCTCATCTCGGTCGATGACGGCGGCGCCCCCGTCGACGGCGCCACGCCGTACGCCCGTGTCGTCGACGCCGGTGGCGCGATGCCCTCTCGTGCACCCGCGGGGGCCGATATGCGCCTCTACACCGGCGGCACCACCGGCACTCCCCGGGCGGTCGTGTGGGACATGGACACCCTCCTGCACGCCCGGCGCCAGTCGACCTGGGGCATCATCGACGTCGAGCCGCCGAGCGACCTCGCTGAGGCGGTCGCGATCGCCGTGGACCCGTCCACCCCTCGCGTGGTGACCCTCCCCCTCCCGCCGCTCCTGCACGGCACGGCGCAGTCCACGACCATGGGAACGCTGGCACTCGGCGGCACGATCGTGCTCCAGGCGTCAGCGCACCTCGATGTGGAGGAGGCGGTGCGGCTCGCCCGCACCCACGACGTGACCCGGGTGATCGTGGCGGGCGATGCCGTCGCACTCCCCTTCGTGGAAGCGCTCGAGCGCGACGGCGTCGTCCTGCCGCGGCTGAACTCGGTCATGAGCTCGGGCATGCGCTTCAGCGACGAGGTGAAGGCCCGCCTCCACCGGCAGGGTGACATCATGATCGTCGACCTGCTCGCCTCCAGCGAGGGCGGCCCGTTCGCATTCGGCATCACCCGAGGGGAGCACGATCTCCCCACCTCCCTGGTGACGACGCCGGACACCGTCCTGCTCGATCCGGATCTCCGCGAGGTGGCTCCCGAGAGCGGCGCCGTCGGCATCCTCGCCTTCCGCGGCATCCTCCCCGTCGGCTACTACCGCGACCCGGTCAAGACCGCCGCGACCTTCCCTGTGATCGACGGACATCGCTACGTCATGCCCGGCGACTGGGCCCGGGCGCGCGGTGACGGATCGATCGAACTTCTCGGCAGGCTGAGCGCAGTCGTCAACACCGGCGGGGAGAAGGTCTTCCCCGCCGAGGTGGAGGAGGCGCTCCTGTCTCATCCCGCGGTCGCGGACGCCATCGTCTTCGGCCTCCCCGACCCTCGTTTCGGTGAGGTCGTGAGCGCGATGGTCGTGCCCGCGCCGAGTGCGACGATCGATCTCACCCGACTCACCGGGCATGTCGACGGGAAGCTCGCGGGGTACAAGAAGCCTCGGCACTGGTTCGTCCGCACGTCGCTCGGCCGGTCGCAGACCGGCAAGGTGGAGCTCGCACGGGTGAGGGCCGACGCCGCCCAGGAGCTCGCCGACCGCCACACGAAGGAATCCTCACCATGA
- a CDS encoding amidohydrolase family protein, with protein MNAPTGIDLSAVTAVDVHVHVQIDDSGRTASPPALTEAMAAYFGSSEKPRTVDETADYYRERRMAAVVFTVDATTNLGHAPNSIDDLAAGARRNADVLIAFGSVDPLQGEAAVEEARRQVLELGVRGFKFHPSVQAFDPSAEQFDPLWTQIEELGVPIIVHTGQTGAGAGTPGGWGFQLSLSNPMLLDDVAARHPRLQVIMAHPSVPWQDEAISIATHKSNTWIDLSGWSPKYFSPALVRAARTYLTQKMLFGSDLPALTPDRWLKDFALLEFPEDKTRMILKDNAARLLGLTG; from the coding sequence ATGAACGCACCGACAGGCATCGACCTCTCCGCTGTGACGGCCGTCGACGTGCACGTGCACGTGCAGATCGACGACAGCGGGCGCACCGCGTCCCCACCCGCACTCACCGAGGCGATGGCGGCGTACTTCGGCAGCAGCGAGAAGCCGCGCACGGTCGATGAGACCGCGGACTACTACCGCGAGCGCCGGATGGCCGCCGTCGTCTTCACGGTGGACGCCACCACGAATCTCGGCCACGCGCCCAACAGCATCGACGATCTGGCGGCCGGCGCCCGGCGCAATGCCGACGTGCTCATCGCCTTCGGCAGCGTCGACCCGCTGCAGGGCGAGGCTGCGGTCGAGGAGGCCCGGCGGCAGGTGCTCGAACTCGGCGTCCGGGGATTCAAGTTCCACCCCTCCGTGCAGGCGTTCGACCCGTCCGCCGAGCAGTTCGACCCGCTGTGGACGCAGATCGAGGAGCTCGGCGTCCCGATCATCGTCCACACGGGACAGACCGGCGCCGGCGCAGGGACGCCGGGCGGATGGGGGTTCCAGCTGTCGCTGTCGAACCCGATGCTGCTGGACGACGTCGCGGCGCGGCATCCCCGGCTGCAGGTCATCATGGCCCATCCCAGCGTGCCGTGGCAGGACGAGGCGATCTCGATCGCCACGCATAAGTCCAACACGTGGATCGACCTGTCGGGCTGGTCGCCGAAGTACTTCTCGCCCGCGCTCGTGCGCGCGGCGCGCACCTACCTCACCCAGAAGATGCTCTTCGGCTCCGACCTGCCCGCTCTGACGCCCGACCGGTGGCTGAAGGACTTCGCCCTGCTCGAGTTCCCGGAGGACAAGACCCGGATGATCCTGAAGGACAACGCCGCGAGGCTGCTGGGGCTGACGGGGTGA
- a CDS encoding acyl-CoA dehydrogenase family protein gives MTEPTDLFGFAGSLTPAETDKLAELRALLEERARPHLARWWEDATCPEHLRAEMAALRLEDDPSLLAADGAPRPVYIGFRHFELARFDMSIGTLYGGQVGMFRTLIRKGGSPEQIARWDPRIPSFDLTGCFALTEPAHGSDIAGGLETTAVRIGDSWRISGRKRWIGNAAISDVLVIVARDEADGSAKAFVVPRAADGVTVTDITGKIALRMVRNGDIVLDDVAVPEHDRLQRIDSFRDLSRILADLRFVVAWNAAGLQAGAYEAALRYTLAREQFGRPVAGFQLVQEKLTRMLGNATATLAMAMRLTELRAAGSAEDAHAALVKTWAADRARETVALAREVCGAEGIRVDTDVARFFADAEALYTFEGTHEINSLIVGRAITGLSAFTR, from the coding sequence GTGACGGAGCCGACGGATCTGTTCGGCTTCGCCGGCTCGCTCACTCCGGCCGAGACCGACAAGCTCGCCGAGCTGCGCGCGCTCCTCGAGGAGCGTGCGCGTCCCCACCTCGCGCGATGGTGGGAGGACGCGACCTGCCCCGAACATCTGCGCGCCGAGATGGCCGCACTGAGGCTGGAGGACGACCCCTCGCTGCTCGCGGCCGACGGCGCTCCCCGGCCCGTGTACATCGGGTTCCGCCACTTCGAACTCGCCCGCTTCGACATGTCGATCGGCACCCTCTACGGCGGCCAGGTCGGCATGTTCCGGACTCTGATCCGGAAGGGCGGGTCCCCGGAGCAGATCGCGCGCTGGGACCCCCGCATCCCCTCCTTCGACCTGACCGGATGCTTCGCCCTCACCGAACCGGCGCACGGATCGGACATCGCCGGGGGCCTGGAGACCACGGCGGTCCGCATCGGCGACTCGTGGCGCATCTCCGGTCGCAAGCGGTGGATCGGCAATGCCGCCATCTCCGACGTGCTGGTCATCGTGGCCCGCGATGAGGCGGACGGGAGCGCGAAGGCGTTCGTCGTGCCGCGCGCCGCCGACGGAGTGACCGTCACCGACATCACCGGGAAGATCGCCCTTCGCATGGTGCGCAACGGCGACATCGTCCTGGACGACGTCGCCGTGCCCGAGCACGACCGCCTGCAGCGGATCGACTCGTTCCGCGACCTCTCGCGCATCCTCGCCGACCTGCGCTTCGTCGTGGCCTGGAACGCCGCCGGGCTCCAGGCCGGAGCTTATGAAGCAGCGCTCCGCTACACGCTCGCTCGGGAGCAGTTCGGCAGACCCGTCGCAGGCTTCCAGCTCGTCCAGGAGAAGCTCACGCGCATGCTCGGCAACGCCACGGCGACGCTCGCCATGGCGATGCGGCTGACCGAGCTGCGTGCCGCGGGATCCGCCGAGGACGCTCACGCCGCACTGGTGAAGACATGGGCCGCCGATCGGGCGCGGGAGACGGTCGCCCTCGCCCGCGAGGTCTGCGGCGCTGAGGGCATCCGCGTCGACACCGATGTCGCGCGCTTCTTCGCCGATGCCGAAGCGCTGTACACCTTCGAGGGCACGCACGAGATCAACTCGCTGATCGTGGGCCGTGCCATCACCGGGCTGAGCGCGTTCACACGCTGA
- a CDS encoding IclR family transcriptional regulator: protein MTDHGAKGGEASEDGARSLIDRAFAILGTFQGGRVRQSLSDISRRTDLPIATCHRIVGRLTEWGALERDAEGRYNIGLRLWEVASLAPRSVGLQRLARPHMQDLYETTGYASHLAIREGLELVSIDRFQSPRRQVRRPQIGVRYPMHATAIGLVLLANAPADVRAEVLAGELEAFTPRTYTDPAVLERVLDDIRRTGYAVSDRQVDKVHISVAAPVRASDDSVVAAVSLALTEKDVDGKNMIHLVRLTAASISRTLDAAGFGRVES, encoded by the coding sequence GTGACCGACCACGGGGCGAAGGGCGGCGAGGCGTCTGAGGACGGCGCGCGTTCGCTGATCGATCGGGCCTTCGCCATCCTGGGCACGTTCCAGGGCGGCCGGGTGCGGCAGTCCCTGTCCGACATCAGCCGACGCACGGACCTGCCGATCGCCACATGCCACCGCATCGTCGGACGCCTGACGGAGTGGGGCGCCCTGGAGCGTGACGCCGAAGGCCGCTACAACATCGGTCTGCGGCTGTGGGAGGTGGCGTCGCTGGCCCCGCGATCCGTCGGTCTCCAGCGCCTGGCGCGGCCCCACATGCAGGACCTCTACGAGACCACCGGGTACGCATCCCATCTGGCCATCCGCGAGGGGTTGGAGCTCGTGTCGATCGACCGGTTCCAGAGCCCGCGCCGCCAGGTGCGTCGACCGCAGATCGGCGTGCGCTACCCCATGCACGCGACCGCGATCGGCCTCGTCCTCCTCGCCAACGCCCCGGCGGACGTCCGGGCGGAGGTGCTGGCCGGCGAGTTGGAGGCGTTCACCCCTCGGACCTACACGGACCCTGCCGTGCTCGAGCGCGTTCTTGATGACATCCGCCGCACCGGCTATGCCGTGAGCGACCGTCAGGTGGACAAGGTCCACATCAGCGTGGCGGCTCCCGTCCGCGCCTCGGACGACTCCGTCGTCGCCGCGGTCTCCCTCGCACTCACGGAGAAGGACGTGGACGGCAAGAACATGATCCATCTCGTGCGTCTCACCGCTGCGTCCATCTCGCGCACGCTCGACGCCGCGGGTTTCGGTCGCGTCGAGAGCTGA